The window ACAGAGATTCTAAAGAATCTCTTCCCCTCCCAGACAAAAACATATCTGGTAGGAATTACTGAAAAAACACTTGTCATCCTCCGTCCCCTCAAGGCTTCAGAATCAACTGATGACATACAGCGGCTGGCCCTTATGCTCATTGACACGCTCAACACAGAGGCGCTGGCCCAGGTCAGGATCGCATACAGCGGCACAATTGACACACTTCTTGATTTGTCCGGCGCATTCAGGGAGACAAGCCTGGCTCTTCAGGTCGGCAGGCTTTTTTATTCAGACCAGAAAATATTCCCTTATAACCAGCTCGGGATAGGACGATTGATTTATCGGCTGCCCTCCACGGTCTGTGAACAGTTCCTGGGGGAAATATTCGGTGAAGATATCCCTGGCTCCTTTGATGAGGATCTTACAGCTACCATTAATAAGTTTTTCCAAAATAACCTTAATATAGCTGAGACTTCACGTCAGCTTCACATGCACCGTAACACCCTGATATACCGGCTGGAACAGATCGAAAAGAAAACAGGCCTGGATATCCGCAGGTTTGAAGATGCCATGACTTATAAGATAGCTATTATGGTTACTAATTATTTACAGACAGAAAGGACTTCATGATATGAATGACGCTTTTTATGAACAGATTGTACCCCGAAAAACCCGAGCCACTGATACTGTAATTCGCATACTTACCATTGCAATATTAGCTGCGATCCTGATTTTTACTATGCCTCTGATTGGTTTTATAGGTATTATGATCACCGTTGTGCTCGCTTTTGGGGCCTATTACTTGATTTTCCCGAAATTAAATGTGGAGTACGAGTATACCATACTAAACCACGACATGCAGATTGACGCAATCTATAGTAAATCCAAAAGAAAAAGCCTGCATAGTTTTGATATCCAGCAGGCGGAGATTATTGCCCCCAAAGATTCTCCGCGCCTCCATTCCTACCACGCAGATAAGACCCTGGATTTTTCCTCCGGGGATGGGTCCCATAAAATTTATGCTGTCATGGTCCCTCTTGGGCAGAAGAATACCCGCATTCTTATAGAACCCGATGATAAAATGCTGTCCCATATGAAATCCTGGATGGGAATGAAACTGTACACCGATTAAAGGTGCCGCCCTTATTGGCCTGTTATTTTGTGTAAGTCAAATACCCCGATACAAGTATCGGGGTATTTGACCCTGGCAGCAGTCGCTAACTGGACATGAGAGCATCACCGCTTATCACCTCTGTGCCCTATTGCTTTTTACCTGCCAGCTAAATACTTACTTGCAGCCAGCGCTGCCACAGCGCCGTCTGCTGCCGCCGTTGTGAGCTGCCTTACTTCCTTGGTGCGGCAGTCTCCTGCTGCAAATACGCCTGGCCGGGATGTCAGGCAATCTTCAGATGCAAGGATAAATCCAGCGTGATCCAGTTTGATATACTCTGCAAATATCTCATTCTGCGGGATCTGGCCAATTGCAACAAATACTCCTGCAACAGTAAGATTAAAGTCCTCTCCTGTTTTCTTGTTATTCAATATAAGGCCTTCTACGACTGTATCACCCAGAATCCCCTTCACTGTGGCGCTGAGCACAAACTCCACGTTGTCCTTGCCCTTCAGCACTTCTACCATACTGCTGTCGCCCCTGAATTCATCTCTTCTGTGTATCAAATATACCTTACGGCAATAATTAGAAAGAAATTCAGCATCCTGCAGGGCCGTATTCCCCCCTCCTACAACTGCTACATCCTGCCCCCGGAAAAATGCGCCGTCACAGGTCGCACAGTAGGAAACACCTGCTCCTATAAACCGCTCCTCCTTTTCCACTCCCAAATGTCTGTGCGTTACACCTGTAGCTAAAATCACTGTGCGGCATGGGTATTCCTTCCCCGTTGTCTCGATAATCTGCCCCCCGTCACCAGGCCTGATCCCTGTCACCTTCTCCATAGCTGTCTCGGCCCCAAGTCCCATCGCCT of the Luxibacter massiliensis genome contains:
- a CDS encoding DUF6106 family protein, with the translated sequence MNDAFYEQIVPRKTRATDTVIRILTIAILAAILIFTMPLIGFIGIMITVVLAFGAYYLIFPKLNVEYEYTILNHDMQIDAIYSKSKRKSLHSFDIQQAEIIAPKDSPRLHSYHADKTLDFSSGDGSHKIYAVMVPLGQKNTRILIEPDDKMLSHMKSWMGMKLYTD
- the trxB gene encoding thioredoxin-disulfide reductase, producing the protein MYDIGIIGGGTAGMTAAIYGQRAGKRTVVLEGMNFGGQIASTHKVENYPGIASVSGSEFSMNLLDQAMGLGAETAMEKVTGIRPGDGGQIIETTGKEYPCRTVILATGVTHRHLGVEKEERFIGAGVSYCATCDGAFFRGQDVAVVGGGNTALQDAEFLSNYCRKVYLIHRRDEFRGDSSMVEVLKGKDNVEFVLSATVKGILGDTVVEGLILNNKKTGEDFNLTVAGVFVAIGQIPQNEIFAEYIKLDHAGFILASEDCLTSRPGVFAAGDCRTKEVRQLTTAAADGAVAALAASKYLAGR
- a CDS encoding PucR family transcriptional regulator, producing the protein MGHTQELDKALSELKRITGITLDAKASTPDEIEFALAQIRCLITAYKEKYNKNHFLSSLMTDSIPSYDIFERAARLHIDPEIPRILFLLETRNPLDDTVTEILKNLFPSQTKTYLVGITEKTLVILRPLKASESTDDIQRLALMLIDTLNTEALAQVRIAYSGTIDTLLDLSGAFRETSLALQVGRLFYSDQKIFPYNQLGIGRLIYRLPSTVCEQFLGEIFGEDIPGSFDEDLTATINKFFQNNLNIAETSRQLHMHRNTLIYRLEQIEKKTGLDIRRFEDAMTYKIAIMVTNYLQTERTS